One Fusarium poae strain DAOMC 252244 chromosome 4, whole genome shotgun sequence DNA window includes the following coding sequences:
- a CDS encoding hypothetical protein (BUSCO:11807at5125) gives MVSDEHFEMCLPVLQDATLEDEDKTDRLEELFRKETNLTGTSLDNAILDALWRYRDSGGSSASPPPIRPAILRRPSPASWRGSPTPMSGSPRLAVSPLAPPGFVPSTFGRTISSTVSPFSSPRASPRMALATPVIPHSPNLNAYEFASDPTPATEILGEYQTENVEWLVSDDAASVTSSVSTPSALNAAAPEFSSMTAQSADMSPYDMLRSILGQTKTDDEIEAALAQNGYDLSATIVSFMESQTGDNQPGGVLLEEPKNVLIGKSVDRPSTPLGQQKSGVICKFYMSTGQCLRADCRFSHDLSNHLCKYWVMGNCLAGETCIFSHDPTKLMNKLALDGASTPPSKQGGLQLGDLNSFPSLRPGTPDHLSGFAGSNSFPGVGITPPPGLKHFQGTSSPRARSRPGSRHQAREPDVSAPALDDNDAFPSLGSASMKQGKKHHGKRGGHGHGHKENMAPNSLADIVKMSPSPSPVRPELKKIGRNGSSTVARNGENSPAAQAIPIPKHIPWLETGERANKAYLKARQEALKHGGLRNKFLQSAAQAWNRNDARAAKALSLRGQSENDLMRKAHREAARELYEERNKDNLEGLELYVDLHGLHPEEAVEYLEKILMENSRESQPIYAITGSGHHSKNGKDKVGRAVRNFLNEWRYAYREFSVPGDRNNMGGILGIDARSWDKSLGKEGEGDDDKQEVDILSQGVEIGDGKVRLLVRDPPKGPSGRR, from the exons ATGGTTTCTGACGAGCACTTCGAGATGTGCTTGCCTGTCCTGCAGGATGCCACCTTGGAGGACGAGGACAAAACAGACAGGCTGGAAGAGCTCTTCCGCAAGGAGACCAATCTCACCGGCACTTCTCTTGACAATGCAATATTGGATGCCCTCTGGCGCTATCGTGATAGCGGAGGTTCGTCAGCATCTCCGCCTCCAATAAGACCGGCAATACTGCGACGTCCCTCTCCTGCCTCCTGGCGTGGTTCACCAACACCCATGTCGGGTTCTCCGAGACTCGCCGTGAGCCCTCTCGCTCCACCAGGATTCGTTCCATCAACCTTTGGCAGGACTATATCGTCGACAGTATCACCATTCTCCTCGCCCCGCGCTTCGCCGCGCATGGCTCTGGCAACACCTGTCATTCCTCATAGCCCAAACTTGAATGCTTACGAATTTGCGAGTGATCCAACCCCGGCCACAGAAATCTTGGGAGAATATCAGACTGAGAATGTGGAGTGGCTTGTCAGCGATGATGCTGCCAGCGTGACTTCGTCGGTCAGCACCCCGAGCGCCCTGAATGCTGCTGCTCCAGAATTCTCCTCCATGACGGCGCAGTCAGCTGATATGTCGCCATACGACATGCTGCGATCCATCCTCGGACAGACAAAGACCGACGACGAAATCGAAGCTGCTCTGGCGCAGAATGGATACGACCTCAGTGCAACCATTGTTTCCTTTATGGAAAGCCAGACCGGAGATAACCAACCGGGTGGTGTTTTACTGGAAGAACCCAAAAATGTCTTGATTGGAAAGTCGGTGGACCGTCCTTCTACGCCTCTTGGACAACAAAAGTCCGGGGTGATCTGCAAGTTTTACATGTCAACTGGGCAATGCTTGCGTGCCGACTGTAGATTCAGTCACGATCTCAGTAACCACTTGTGCAA ATATTGGGTAATGGGCAATTGCCTAGCTGGAGAGACATGCATCTTTTCACACGATCCCACCAAACTCATGAACAAGCTCGCGCTCGATGGCGCCAGTACACCACCATCAAAACAAGGGGGCTTACAACTAGGGGACCTTAACTCGTTCCCCTCGCTCCGACCTGGCACACCGGATCATTTGAGTGGTTTCGCTGGAAGCAACAGCTTTCCAGGCGTAGGAATAACACCGCCGCCGGGTTTGAAGCATTTTCAGGGAACTTCCAGTCCTCGTGCTCGATCTCGTCCTGGTAGTCGTCATCAGGCCAGGGAGCCCGATGTCTCGGCACCTGCTCTGGATGATAATGATGCATTTCCTTCGCTAGGTTCCGCTTCCATGAAGCAAGGCAAGAAGCATCATGGCAAGCGAGGTGGTCATGGTCACGGACATAAGGAGAACATGGCCCCTAACTCGCTAGCCGATATTGTTAAAATGTCACCATCGCCCAGCCCTGTTCGTCCTGAGCTTAAGAAAATAGGACGTAACGGGAGCTCAACCGTTGCCCGAAACGGAGAGAACAGTCCTGCTGCTCAAGCAATCCCTATTCCCAAGCATATCCCGTGGTTGGAGACTGGCGAGCGTGCCAATAAGGCATATCTGAAGGCGCGCCAAGAAGCTCTCAAGCATGGCGGCCTTCGTAACAAGTTTCTACAAAG CGCTGCCCAAGCGTGGAATCGCAACGACGCCAGGGCTGCTAAGGCTCTCAGTCTGCGAGGACAAAGCGAAAACGATCTTATGCGCAAAGCTCATCGCGAAGCTGCGAGGGAATTGTACGAAGAACGTAACAAGGACAACCTCGAAGGCCTTGAGCTATATGTCGACCTTCATGGTCTTCATCCTGAGGAGGCGGTCGAGTATCTCGAAAAGATTCTGATGGAAAACAGCCGAGAATCGCAGCCTATTTATGCCATCACTGGCTCTGGACACCATAGTAAGAACGGCAAGGACAAGGTTGGCAGAGCGGTTCGCAACTTTCTCAACGAGTGGAGGTATGCGTACCGTGAGTTTTCGGTCCCTGGAGATCGTAATAATATGGGAGGTATTCTCGGAATTGATGCTCGCAGCTGGGACAAGTCCCTCGGAAAGGAAGGGGAGGGCGATGATGACAAGCAAGAGGTGGATATCCTGAGCCAAGGCGTCGAAATCGGTGACGGCAAGGTCAGGCTCTTGGTGCGTGATCCGCCCAAGGGTCCTAGCGGTCGTCGATGA
- a CDS encoding hypothetical protein (TransMembrane:4 (i145-169o195-215i227-251o292-319i)~BUSCO:23901at5125) — protein MAGPEDKRRPAALNLTAARPGTSESSSSDGSLKPRTPRFAEATSVHSPVEARSPFADPEKSHVAQPQPADIGFGYIAQRESIPVPMTPKTPLKSAMKVPGTPAHLRNPMSPTFREEDILEKRELSTEKEQARDVKIKARVRLAKFALRGVNFSCSLIILAMLSASFSIFNATRSLPEQSKMPSWAKNTNSWPQKLVLAMACVSLLACIIVFIAYCRGGHRRAEKVGTYYTMFAIGWFILALVLWVVTAILFQNSRNNSDNKDMWGWSCVNNHRSDVFGDKVDYALVCRLQNWAMICIIIEIVVEVLAILLYSVVFYRYYTKRRLFKSMDMRDRARSDLYLAQLRSQSAPNTPGFGPKSPALSAYAMSPRHPPAAYRNLSDISENPNPNPFTPGTQFAEPQSQFAPQDTGFKLQAPPIKAPSATPKLNQSAFTPTEATPPAIPTVQVSEHGPTSSDEPTYEAVPIPGAYTGQAIKSPPPAQTSFGQGYY, from the exons ATGGCTGGTCCAG AAGATAAAAGAAGGCCTGCCGCACTCAATCTCACTGCAGCTCGACCAGGAACATCAGaatcatcatcctcagacGGCTCCCTGAAGCCCCGGACTCCTCGATTCGCCGAAGCAACCTCAGTCCACTCACCAGTCGAGGCTCGATCACCATTCGCCGATCCCGAAAAGTCTCACGTTGCTCAACCTCAACCCGCTGACATTGGTTTTGGATACATCGCCCAGCGAGAATCGATTCCCGTCCCAATGACTCCCAAAACGCCACTCAAGAGCGCCATGAAGGTGCCAGGAACACCTGCTCACCTTAGGAACCCCATGAGTCCAACATTTCGAGAGGAGGATATTCTTGAGAAGCGTGAACTGTCTACCGAGAAGGAGCAGGCCCGCGATGTG AAAATCAAAGCACGGGTTCGTTTGGCCAAGTTCGCACTCCGAGGTGTCAACTTCAGCTGCTCTCTTATCATTCTTGCGATGCTTTCGGCCTCGTTCTCTATTTTCAATGCCACTAGATCCCTACCTGAACAGAGCAAGATGCCCTCGTGGGCCAAAAACACAAACTCATGGCCCCAGAAACTTGTTCTTGCTATGGCTTGtgtctctcttcttgcttgCATCATTGTCTTCATTGCCTACTGTCGAGGTGGCCACCGACGTGCCGAGAAAGTAGGAACCTACTACACCATGTTCGCCATCGGCTGG TTTATTCTCGCCTTAGTCCTTTGGGTTGTAACCGCTATCCTTTTCCAAAACTCAAGAAACAACAGTGATAATAAGGACATGTGGGGTTGGTCTTGTGTAAACAACCATCGATCTGATGTCTTCGGCGACAAAGTTGATTATGCACTCGTTTGTCGTCTTCAAAACTGGGCCATGATTTGCATCATCATCGAGATTGTCGTCGAGGTTCTCGCCATTCTCCTTTACAGCGTCGTCTTCTACCGCTACTACACCAAGCGACGCCTTTTCAAGTCCATGGACATGCGAGACCGCGCCCGTTCCGATCTTTACCTTGCTCAACTTCGCAGCCAGTCTGCACCCAACACTCCTGGCTTCGGTCCCAAGTCTCCCGCCCTCAGCGCCTATGCCATGTCCCCCCGTCACCCTCCCGCTGCCTACCGAAACCTGTCCGACATCAGCGagaaccccaaccccaaccccTTCACGCCCGGTACTCAATTTGCTGAGCCCCAGTCTCAGTTCGCCCCTCAAGATACTGGCTTCAAGCTCCAAGCTCCCCCCATCAAGGCTCCCTCTGCTACTCCTAAGCTGAACCAGTCCGCTTTCACGCCTACTGAAGCCACGCCTCCTGCGATTCCCACCGTTCAGGTTTCCGAACACGGTCCCACAAGCTCAGACGAGCCCACGTACGAGGCTGTCCCTATCCCCGGTGCCTACACCGGTCAGGCCATCAAGAGTCCGCCACCTGCGCAAACATCCTTTGGCCAAGGCTACTACTAG
- the GCD11 gene encoding eukaryotic translation initiation factor 2 subunit gamma (BUSCO:16269at5125) — MSTNDDPKYDDIGSESETGESVGHNEAADEKPLKSALKKSNPAIAEPAIQKPPLPPQTDPKDLDVASLTPLTPEIIARQATINIGTIGHVAHGKSTVVKAISGVQTVRFKNELIRNITIKLGYANAKIYKCDNQACPRPGCYRSYKSDKEVDPPCERDGCGGTYRLLRHVSFVDCPGHDILMSTMLSGAAVMDAALLLIAGNESCPQPQTSEHLAAIEIMKLDKIIILQNKVDLMREEAAQQHYQSILKFIRGTVAGKSPVIPISAQLKFNIDAVNEAIVNTIPVPPRDFSIDPHMIVIRSFDVNKPGSEIDELKGGVAGGSILHGVIKLGDEIEIRPGIVARDDSGALKCTPIFSRVVSLNSESNDLKYAVPGGLIGVGTRIDPTLCRADRLVGFVLGLKGRLPEIYSEIEVNFYLLRRLLGVRTADGKQAKVAKLAKNEVIMVNIGSTSTGAKVAAIKNDAAKLVLTSPACTNIGEKVALSRRIEKHWRLIGWATIAAGVTLEPSTA; from the exons ATGTCTACCAACGACGACCCCAAATACGACGACATCGGGTCCGAGTCTGAAACCGGAGAGTCTGTCGGTCACAACGAGGCTGCCGATGAGAAGCCTCTCAAGTCGGCTCTCAAGAAGTCCAACCCAGCTATCGCCGAGCCCGCCATTCAAAAACCCCCTCTGCCCCCCCAAACCGACCCCAAAGACCTCGACGTCGCCAGCTTGACCCCTTTGACGCCCGAGATTATCGCCCGACAAGCCACAATCAACATTGGAACCATCGGTCATGTCGCTCACGGAAAGTCCACCGTCGTCAAGGCTATCTCTGGTGTCCAGACTGTTCGTTTCAAGAACGAGCTGATCCGAAACATTACCATCAAGTTGGGTTACGCCAACGCCAAGATTTACAAGTGTGATAACCAGGCCTGCCCTCGACCTGGATGCTACCGAAGTTACAAGAGTGACAAGGAGGTTGATCCCCCTTGTGAACGAGATGGATGCGGCGGTACTTACAGACTATTGCGACACGTCTc ATTCGTCGATTGCCCTGGTCACGACATTCTCATGAGTACTATGTTGTCAGGAGCCGCTGTCATGGACGCCGCCCTTCTCCTTATCGCCGGTAACGAATCTTGCCCTCAGCCTCAGACTTCCGAGCATTTGGCTGCTATCGAGATCATGAAGCTCGACAAGATCATCATTCTCCAGAACAAGGTCGATCTTATGCGGGAAGAGGCTGCTCAGCAGCACTACCAGTCCATCCTCAAGTTCATCCGAGGAACTGTTGCTGGCAAGTCCCCAGTCATTCCTATCTCTGCCCAGCTTAAGTTCAACATCGATGCCGTCAACGAGGCCATTGTCAACACCATTCCCGTCCCTCCCAGAGACTTCAGCATCGACCCTCACATGATTGTCATTCGGTCATTCGATGTTAACAAGCCTGGTTCCGAGATTGATGAGCTCAAGGGTGGTGTCGCTGGTGGTTCCATTCTCCACGGTGTTATCAAGCTCGGTGATGAGATCGAAATCCGACCTGGTATCGTCGCCAGAGACGACAGCGGTGCCCTCAAGTGCACACCCATCTTCAGCCGAGTCGTCTCTCTCAACTCTGAGAGCAACGACCTCAAGTACGCTGTTCCTGGTGGTCTTATTGGTGTTGGTACCCGTATCGACCCTACACTTTGCCGAGCCGATCGTCTCGTCGGTTTCGTGCTGGGTCTCAAGGGCCGTCTGCCAGAGATTTACAGCGAGATTGAGGTCAACTTCTACCTCCTCCGCCGTCTTCTTGGTGTCAGGACTGCCGACGGTAAGCAGGCCAAGGTTGCTAAGCTGGCCAAGAATGAGGTTATCATGGTCAATATCGGTTCCACCTCTACTGGTGCCAAGGTTGCCGCTATTAAGAACGATGCTGCCAAGCTTGTTTTGACCAGCCCCGCCTGTACCAACATTGGTGAGAAGGTTGCTCTCAGCCGACGTATCGAGAAGCATTGGCGTCTTATTGGTTGGGCTACTATTGCTGC TGGTGTGACACTCGAGCCTAGCACTGCTTAA
- a CDS encoding hypothetical protein (TransMembrane:5 (o88-112i124-144o164-186i241-260o280-301i)~BUSCO:47876at5125) produces MPADYNSAARALALSPDRGSSPSSTRPPWSATSSNRRLSNPLIGRRRASSSYAGGGRTSFVRRIWGSVNLLGEQVFKVYLRLSPLQRILALAGVVAVGIFGILAIIYSHVFFKWLEPKAEAWRALPGGWVLAFLLVFVTSFPPIVGYSTASTIAGFVYGFPLGWPIVASGCTAGALCAFLASRTVLSKYVDRMVGSDHRFVALGQVLRQEGIWYLTGIRFCPLPFSLSNGFLATIPSITPLAFTISTALSSPKLLVHVFIGSRLALLAEKGDKMSAGSKAINYLSMLLGGAVGLAVGLVIYRRTMARAEELAQQEGLDPAGASVEEGEAGYADSDNSPLMDPDDAAVLMSDDDISLWERDDAEGRYHDEDEDEDEDTNKRGNQRA; encoded by the exons ATGCCTGCGGACTATAACTCGGCCGCTCGCGCCCTTGCGCTCTCTCCGGATCGCGGTTCCTCTCCCTCGTCAACCCGGCCACCTTGGTCCGCCACATCGTCGAACCGCCGTCTATCGAATCCGCTCATCGGCCGTCGTCGCGCAAGCAGTAGTTATGCTGGCGGCGGGAGAACAAGCTTCGTGCGTCGTATTTGGGGCTCGGTCAATTTGCTCGGCGAGCAGGTCTTCAAGGTGTATTTGCGCCTGTCGCCTCTCCAAAGGATCCTCGCTCTTGCAGGTGTCGTAGCTGTTGGTATATTTGGCATTCTGGCGATAATATACTCGCATGTCTTTTTCAAATGGCTTGAACCAAAGGCTGAAGCGTGGCGTGCTCTTCCGGGCGGTTGGGTATTGGCTTTCCTTCTCGTTTTTGTTACTTCATTCCCGCCTATTGTTGGATACTCGACTGCCAGCACCATTGCAGGCTTCGTGTATGGATTTCCCTTGGGTTGGCCCATTGTGGCATCAGGATGTACAGCTGGCGCTCTTTGCGCGTTCCTTGCCAGCAGGACCGTATTGAGCAAATACGTTGATCGCATGGTCGGTTCGGATCACCGCTTTGTTGCTCTAGGCCAAGTCCTGCGACAGGAGGGTATTTGGTACCTCACCGGCATCCGATTCTGTCCCCTGCCATTCAGTCTGAGCAATGGTTTTCTCGCTACCATTCCTAGTATTACACCGCTAGCGTTTACGATCTCTACAGCTCTTTCAAG CCCCAAGCTTCTCGTCCATGTCTTCATTGGTAGTCGGCTCGCCCTCCTAGCTGAAAAGGGCGATAAGATGTCCGCCGGTAGCAAAGCCATTAACTACCTCAGCATGCTTCTTGGCGGCGCCGTTGGTCTTGCTGTTGGCCTTGTCATCTACAGACGTACCATGGCCAGAGCTGAAGAGCTTGCTCAGCAAGAAGGCTTAGACCCTGCTGGCGCATCTGTCGAAGAAGGCGAAGCTGGCTACGCTGACTCTGACAACTCTCCTCTTATGGATCCGGATGATGCAGCTGTCCTTATGTCGGATGATGATATCTCGTTATGGGAGAGGGATGATGCAGAGGGCAGGTACcacgatgaagacgaagacgaagacgaagacacAAATAAGAGAGGGAACCAAAGGGCCTGA
- the TIF1_2 gene encoding translation initiation factor eIF4A (BUSCO:26308at5125), protein MADKGLEDVPETQIEGNYDETVDSFDDMNLKSELLRGVYAYGFERPSAIQQRAIMPVIKGSDVIAQAQSGTGKTATFSISVLQKIDANVKACQALILAPTRELAQQIQKVVIAIGDFMNIECHACIGGTSVRDDMKALQDGPQVVVGTPGRVQDMIQRRILKTDAMKMFVLDEADEMLSRGFTEQIYDIFQLLPQSTQVVLLSATMPQDVLEVTTKFMRDPVRILVKKDELTLEGIKQFYIAVEKEEWKLDTLSDLYETVTITQAVIFCNTRRKVDWLTDKLTARDFTVSAMHGDMDQAQRDLIMKEFRSGSSRVLIATDLLARGIDVQQVSLVINYDLPANRENYIHRIGRGGRFGRKGVAINFVTAEDIRMLREIEAFYSTQVDEMPMNVADLI, encoded by the exons ATGGCTGACAAGGGTCTTGAGGATGTCCCTGAGACACAGATCGAGGGTAACTACGATGA GACCGTCGACTCTTTCGATGACATGAACCTCAAGTCTGAGCTCCTCCGAGGTG TCTACGCCTACGGTTTCGAGCGTCCCTCTGCTATCCAGCAGCGTGCTATCATGCCCGTCATTAAGGGTAGCGATGTCATTGCCCAGGCCCAGTCCGGTACTGGAAAGACCGCCACCTTCTCTATCTCTGTCCTCCAGAAGATCGACGCCAACGTCAAGGCTTGCCAGGCCCTGATCCTTGCCCCCACCCGTGAGCTTGCTCAGCAGATCCAGAAGGTCGTTATCGCTATTGGCGACTTCATGAACATTGAGTGCCACGCCTGCATTGGTGGTACCAGTGTCCGTGATGACATGAAGGCCCTCCAGGACGGTCCCCAGGTCGTTGTCGGTACCCCCGGTCGTGTCCAGGACATGATCCAGCGTCGTATCCTCAAGACCGATGCCATGAAGATGTTCGTTCTCGACGAGGCCGATGAGATGCTTTCT CGCGGTTTCACCGAGCAGATCTACGACATCTTCCAGCTCCTCCCCCAGTCCACTCAGGTTGTCCTCCTTTCTGCCACCATGCCCCAGGACGTTCTTGAGGTCACCACCAAGTTCATGCGTGACCCCGTCCGCATTCTGGTCAAGAAGGACGAGCTTACCCTGGAGGGTATCAAGCAGTTCTACATTGCtgttgagaaggaggagtGGAAGCTCGACACTCTTTCCGACTTGTACGAGACCGTCACCATCACCCAGGCTGTCATCTTCTGCAACACCCGCAGAAAGGTCGACTGGCTCACCGACAAGCTCACTGCCCGTGACTTCACTGTCTCCGCCATGCACGGCGATATGGACCAGGCTCAGCGTGACCTGATCATGAAGGAGTTCCGATCCGGTTCTTCCCGTGTCCTGATTGCCACTGACCTTCTGGCCCGTGGTATCGATGTCCAGCAAGTGTCCCTGGTCATCAACTACGATCTCCCTGCCAACCGTGAGAACTACATCCACCGCATCGGTCGTGGAGGTCGTTTCGGCCGAAAGGGTGTCGCCATCAACTTCGTGACTGCTGAAGACATCCGAATGTTGAGAGAAATAGAAGCTTTT TACTCTACCCAAGTTGATGAGATGCCTATGAACGTTGCCGACCTCATCTAA
- a CDS encoding hypothetical protein (BUSCO:23905at5125) codes for MPSAIPDNGTRQYNSLCDRTNDTSESTLQSDSIPPHPLGLKPLGNQYFSTGRNARRSIGAWRLLPDEVVSLVFEQFDAEALLKLGHTCKFFYAFCHSDEFWKPVFLQSPPKDSKDIRWQGSWRSTVLGLPSDQQINIDCSNVFSDVLHRPFACSHVILSQFTSNIPKANQIRRLENLTYDQYAEKWTEQPFILTKCIQEWPVFSEWTIDSLLGKYAHIDFRAEAVDWPYATYYNYMKNNRDESPLYLFDRRFAEKMDLRLAEKENSAYWKPECFGPDLFERSGSTFHKDPNATSAWNAVIQGSKYWIMFPPATQVPGVHVSEDSSEVTSPLSIAEWLLTFHEEARQLPDCIEGICDAGEILHVPSGWWHLVINLESGIALTQNFVPQSLNLLSEVVSFLRDKADQVSGFEDRVTDPSGLFMERMKSSYPEVLEKALDLADKKSGKKRKWDAAVGAADDEQQGGGGGFSFGFGGDDDDEIP; via the exons atgCCCTCGGCCATTCCTGATAATGGCACTCGCCAATATAATTCGCTGTGTGATAGGACGAATGACACCTCTGAGTCAACTCTTCAGAGTGACTCAATCCCTCCCCATCCTTTAGGACTCAAGCCTCTAGGCAACCAGTACTTCTCTACAGGCCGTAATGCTAGGCGGTCAATTGGAGCATGGCGGCTTCTCCCAGACGAAGTCGTCTCGCTTGTGTTTGAACAGTTTGACGCCGAGGCCCTGCTGAAGCTTGGTCACACTTGCAAGTTTTTCTATGCCTTTTGCCACTCAGATGAATTTTGGAAGCCCGTATTCTTACA GTCACCACCAAAGGATAGCAAGGATATTAGATGGCAAGGGTCGTGGAGGTCAACTGTCCTGGGACTCCCAAGTGATCAACAAATCAATATCGACTGTAGCAATGTCTTTTCAGATGTCCTTCACCGACCATTTGCTTGCAGCCATGTCATCCTATCTCAGTTCACCTCGAATATCCCCAAGGCAAACCAGATCCGCCGCTTGGAGAACCTGACCTACGACCAGTACGCCGAAAAGTGGACTGAACAGCCATTCATCCTTACCAAGTGCATCCAGGAATGGCCAGTATTCAGCGAATGGACCATTGATAGCTTGCTTGGGAAGTATGCACATATCGACTTCCGCGCTGAGGCTGTGGATTGGCCATATGCAACCTACTATAACTACATGAAGAACAACAGAGATGAGAGTCCTCTGTATCTGTTCGATCGCAGGTTTGCGGAGAAAATGGACCTGCGGCTGGCCGAGAAGGAAAACTCGGCGTACTGGAAACCTGAGTGCTTTGGGCCCGACTTGTTCGAG CGAAGCGGTTCAACGTTCCATAAAGATCCGAATGCGACAAGTGCATGGAACGCCGTGATTCAGGGAAGCAAGTACTGGATCATGTTCCCTCCTGCAACACAGGTACCTGGAGTTCATGTATCTGAAGACAGTAGTGAAGTCACGAGCCCCCTCAGCATAGCTGAATGGCTCCTCACTTTCCACGAAGAAGCACGGCAGCTTCCCGATTGTATCGAAGGCATCTGCGATGCGGGCGAGATTCTGCATGTTCCAAGCGGATGGTGGCATCTGGTGATTAACCTCGAAAGCGGTATTGCCCTTACACAGAATTTCGTGCCCCAGAGCTTAAACCTTTTGTCAGAAGTTGTTTCCTTCCTCCGGGATAAGGCTGATCAGGTCAGTGGTTTCGAAGATAGGGTTACGGACCCATCTGGACTCTTCAtggagaggatgaagagtAGCTACCCGGAAGTCCTTGAGAAAGCACTGGATCTGGCGGACAAAAAGAGCGGAAAGAAGCGCAAATGGGATGCTGCTGTTGGCGCAGCAGATGACGAGCAGCAGGGTGGAGGCGGTGGTTTCAGCTTTGGTTTTGGaggtgacgacgacgacgagataCCCTAG